The following is a genomic window from Candidatus Binatia bacterium.
GTCAAACATCTGCTCGAGTACGGGCTCGGGGCCGGTGGCGCGCCAGAGCCTGCGACTCCGGAAGTTGAAATGGCGGCGACGGAGATGGATTCTGCTGCCGGCGACGACGATGACACCAACGTCAGGGCGGCGCGGCGGGTGCAGAGGTACTTCGTGGACGTAAGATCGGTTCGCTCCATGCCCAGTGCCAAGCGACCCAAGAACTCGTTACGACAAGCCGGATACCACGCGAGTGTTCAGAAGATCCGCCATGGACGCCACCCGCTCCACCGCGTCCTGGTCGGAAGTTACCCGAGTCGCCGGACGGCAAAGCAGGCGGCGATCAAGCTGAAAAACAAACACCCGCGTCCGTCCGCGCTGGTTTTCGCCAGCCGCTGAGCAGGCGGCTTCCGCGAGGGCGGTCTCGAAGTCCGAGGAACCTCGACCGGCAGTCGTACATCGTAGTGCCCGTCCCGCCGGTCCTACAGCCCCATGACCTTGTGGATCTCGCGCAGGAGGGCGATGTTGTCGGAATGCCCGGTCATGCGGGCGGTAATCATGCCGCGCAGCGGGCGCCCGAGCAGGTAGGCATCGCCCATGATGTCGAGGATCTTGTGGCGGGCAAACTCATCGGGGAAGCGCAGGGCGGTGTTCACCACCTTCTCGTCGTCGATGAGCACGCAGTTGTCCAGTCGACCGCCGCTGGCAAGTCCCATGGTGGCAAGCTGCTTCATGTCGCGCAGGAATCCGAAGGTTCGTGCCGGCGCAATTTCTTCGCGGAAGGATTCCGGACCGGTGTGGATATACGTGTACTGTTGCAGACCCACGGGGTGCGGGTAGAGCAGCGTATAGGCCACGCCGAAACAATCTGCCGGCTCGATGACGATCGATTCCCCGTCTTCCTTGCCCACCATGATCCGCCGGTCGACGACGATTTCCTCGACCGCACCTCCCTGATCGATCACACCGGCGCCGTCGATCAGGCGGCAGAACTCGACTGCCGAGCCGTCCATGATGGGGACCTCGCCCTGCATTTTCACCAGTAAATTCGTGATGCGGTAGGCGTGCAGGGTGGCCATCAGGTGCTCTACGGTCTTGGCCGACATGCCGTTCCGGTGCAGCGTCGTGGCGTAGCCGGTCGAATCCACCCATTCCAATTGCGCCGGCACGGTGTCGTCGGTGGAGAGGCTGGTGAACAGGATGCCGCTCCCAGGCGGCAGCGGCTGCAGGATCAGCCCGGTCTTCACGCCGCTGTGCAATCCCTGCCCGCTGGCAACGACACTGCGGCCGATCGTGCGCTCACTCCAGCGGTGCGTGCGCAGGGCCGGCTGCGGCTGCAGTTCGCTGCCGTCGAGGCGGGCGTCGGCAGCGACGGCGTCGCTCGGTACGCCTGCCGTTTCGCTGCGGCGCAACACGGCGGCGTGATGATCCAGGGCGCGCTTGACGACACGCAACAAGCCGTCGAGCGAGAATGGCTTCTCGATGAAATCGAAGGCGCCCAGTTTCGTCGCCTTGACCGCTGTCTCGATGTTTCCGTGCCCCGAGATCATCACCACCTCGGGTGACGGGGTGGCGCCGTGCAGTTGCTGCAGAAGCTGCAGCCCGTCCATTTCAGGCATCCAGATGTCGAGAATCACGAGTTCGGGATGTTCGCGATGAATCATATCGAGTGCTTGGCGCCCGTCCTCGGCCTCCAAAACGCGGAGGCCCTCCTCGGCCAAGATGCCACGTAGGGAGGTCCGGATTTGCGCTTCGTCGTCCACCACCAATACTGTTGCCATCACACCCTCCTCAGGCCCGCGCCGCGCGCGTGACCTCCGTGCCCCGGCGAATTGGAAAATCGATGATGAACCGGCTGCCGCGCGGTTGGTTATCCTGCACACGGATGTACGCCTGGTGATCGGCGACAACCGCCGAAACAATGGCGAGGCCGAGTCCGGTTCCCTCTTTCTTGGTGGAGAAGTATGGCTCGAACAACCGCAGCTTTGCGTCCCTGCTCATCCCGGTCCCGTTATCCGCCACTTCCAGACGCACGATGCCGCGCGCCGGCAAATGGGATACCAGAAGCTCGATCCGGCCGCGGTCGGGGATACCCTGGCATGCGGCGACGGCGTTGTCGAGGATATTGATCAGTGCCCGCTTGATGGCGTCACGATCGAGCTCGACCAGCGGCAGCCCGTCGGCGGGCTGAAACTCGAAGCTGATGTCCGGATGACCCTGGCGGAAGAGCACCAGCGTCTCATCCACCACCGCGTTCAGGTCTTGCGGGACCACCTCCACCGCAGGGAGGCGCGCAAACATCGAGAACTCGTTCACCAAGCGTTTGAGTTCATCCACTTGGCCGATGATCGTCCGGGTGCATTCGTCGAACAGTGCGCCATCCTCCTGGGCCAACACGGCGCTGTAGCGCTTGCGCAGCCGCTGCGCGGAAAGTTGGATGGGCGTGAGCGGGTTCTTGATTTCGTGCGCCAGGCGCCGCGCCACCTCGCGCCACGCCTCCATCCGCTGCACCCGGAGCAGGTGCGTGACGTCTTCGAAGAACAGCATGAGGCCGCGTGGCGTTCCCGCCTCGTCGGTCAGCGACGTGGTGGTCACCAGGGTGGTGATGATCTGCTCGCCGCCAGTCAGCTTGACCTGCCGTTCCACTTGTTGCTCGGGTGAGGCCAAGGCGTCGTTGATCACCTCGCCGACTTTCCGCAGGTCCGGGCGCTCGAAGACCTGTGACCAGTGCTTGCCGCGAGCCTGCGCCAGCCCGACACCCAGCATTCTCTCGGCGGCGCGGTTGAGCATGGTGACGGCGCCGCTATGGCTGAGCGAGACGACGCCGGCCGCGATGTTCGCCAAAATGTTCTCCACGTACTTCCGGCGTTCGACCAACTCCGAGTTGATCTGCTGCAACTCGGCGGTCATTTGGTTGAAGGAGTCCACGAGCACGGCGGTTTCCTCGTCGCTGCCGGCTTCGATGCGATAATCCCAGTTGCCCTGGGCGACCTCCCGCGTGCCTTCGGCCAGCCGTTGCAGGGGGATGGTGATGCTCTTGGCTTGCTGAAAGCCGAACCACGTCGCCGAGAAAATAACCACGAGCGTGATCAGGGCCAACGTCAGGATGTAGCCGTTCTTGATCGGCTGCTTCATGCTGGAAAGTTGCCGGTACTCTTCGTAAGAGCGCGAGATGTCACGCGCCTTCTTGCTGACGTTGCGTGGTATCAGGTAGTCCACCGCGACCGCTCCGAGGACAGTTCCGTCCGCGCCGCGGACCGGCACCCCGGTGCGTACGATGTCGCCCTTTCCAAAGGAGTAGGTCCGCGCGACGTCTTGCCCGCTGAACAACTCGGCGACGATATCGGCGGGGGCCGTCGGTGACCACTGCCCCACGTCGGTGCTGCTGGCCCGCGCCACGCTCTTGTGGTCGGCAGCAAAGACTTCGAGCCCCGCCAGGTTCAGCTCCTTCAGCTTCTGCTGCACGAAGCGCTGCAGTTCGGGACGCCGGTTCTGCGGCCACAGGCTCTGCTCCACCGTTTCGTGTCCGACCTCACGCGCAAAGTACAGGGCGTTGTTGGCGGCAAACTGATAGTAGCTCTGCGCCACATCGAGAGAGCCCTCCAGCGAGCTCTCGACGCGCACGTTGAACCAGTTCTCGATGGCCGCGGTGAGAAACCCTTGGGCAACGAAAAACAGCAGCACGCTCGGCACCAACGACAAGCCGACGAACGCCAGCACCAAACGCGTGCGCAGGCGCGACCCGAAGATGCCGTGCCGGCGCTCGAAGACCAGCTTCACCAGGTTTCGCGTCACCAGAAAGACCAGCAAAACCAGCAAGATCAGGTTCAGGTTGATCAGCAGGAAGAATACGATGTTGCCCCAGAGGGAAGAACTGTTGCTGAAACGCGCCAGACGCGTTTCAAAAATGGCGAAGACGAGGAACACCGCCGCCGTGAACGCGATGATGATCACTTCTCGCCGGCGCCGGCGGATTTCGTCCGCAGGGAGGGGAGGGCGCCGACCGGTCCCTATGTGCCAGCGTCGAGGCATTGGATGGAGAACATTCTAGGGACGCCGTGCCGGCGGCGCAAGTTCGGCGGTTTACGGCGGTGATGCCGTTGGATATGAAGAGCGGATGAAAAACCGCACAGCGGTAAGAATGCAGAGCTATGGCGAATCCGACGCAGGATAATCCCGTGCTGGCAGCGCTCGCAAGGCGCGCGCTCGAGTTTGTGCAAGACGGCTATGTCGTCGGCTTGGGGACCGGCCGCGCTGCGACCGCCTTTGTCGAGGCGCTTGCCCAGCGCGTCCGCCAGGGCCTGCGGGTGACCGGGGTGCCGACCTCGGCGGCCACCGCGACCGCGGCGCACGAGCGCGGCATCCCGTTGGTTGGACTCGACGATGTGGACCTCATCGACGTCACCGTGGACGGGGCCGACGAGGTCGATCCGTGCCTGGATCTCATCAAAGGATACGGCGGCGCCATGGTGGCCGAGAAAATCGTTGCGGCGGCTTCACGTACGGAGATCATTCTCGTCGGCAGCGAGAAGCTGGTGCCGGTACTGGGCGGGCGCGGTATCCTGCCGGTTGAGGTCATCCCGTTCGCCGTCGGTTTCTGCAAACGGCGCCTGGCGACGCTGGGGTGCCGGCCGCAGGTGCGTCTCATCGACGGACATCCGTTCATCAGCGACAGCGGCAACTATATTCTCGACTGCGGCATCGAGCCGATCGCGGAGCCGCAGTCGCTGGAGACTTCGATCCGCGCCATTCCCGGGGTCGTGGGCACCGGGCTGTTTCTCGGCATCGCTGACGTCGTCCTGGTGGGCGAGGGGGATGTTGCCGTACGCGAACTACGCCGGAAGGGTTCAGTGCTGAGTGCTGAGTCCTGAGTCCTGGGTTCGGAGTCCTGAGTTCGGAACGTAACGGCGGAGCGCCGACTTTTTCCGGCGCTCCGCTCTCTGACTTCTCAAATCACGGGACAGACGAACAACTTCGAATCGAGGCAGGTCAGGAAGGTCTGGTCGATCGAATTGTCGTCGCCGAGATCGATCGTGACTCCGCCGCTGGCGGTGTAGCTGACGAGGTCGGTGTTACCGGTGGCGTCGGTGGTCACCTCGACATCTCCGGCTATCGGGCACGCCCCGCCGTTCAAGGACAGGCTGGTGACCGTCGAGATGTCCACGGCGCCGCCGAAGCAGGGCGAGTCCACGGTACCGCTGATGTCCACCGTGTCCTGACCGGAGGTCGTGGTCGTGTCGTCGGACAAGTCGTACATGGTATAGGTGGCCTGGAAGCTCTGCCCATCTGCGATCAGGGTCACAACTCCGTTCAACTCCAGATCGTAGATTTGGGGGACGCACTGGGCGCCGTACTGGGAGACGCTTATGGAGACGTCGCTGCCGCTGTTGAACGTCAGCGTTGTGGACGTTGCGGGCGGCCCTGTGGTCGCGACGGAAATGCTGCCGGAAGGTGAGAGATCCACGGTGTCGAACATGCACGAGCCGGACGAGCCGCTGTCGGCCAGACTCAGTCCTGCCGAGAAGCCGGTGAAAGTCGTCGTGGCACTTCCGGTGGCGCTGTTCGCTTGCATCGTCAGGCTCGGAATCGACACGGTGAGGTCGGTCGGAATCGTACCACAGATATCGCCTGCCTGGCCGACCGCCGTGAGCGTGCCGTTGAAGGTCAGCATGGTACCGGCGGCGCCGGCCACCTGGCAACTGTTCAGTGTGACTG
Proteins encoded in this region:
- the lpxC gene encoding UDP-3-O-acyl-N-acetylglucosamine deacetylase, producing MATVLVVDDEAQIRTSLRGILAEEGLRVLEAEDGRQALDMIHREHPELVILDIWMPEMDGLQLLQQLHGATPSPEVVMISGHGNIETAVKATKLGAFDFIEKPFSLDGLLRVVKRALDHHAAVLRRSETAGVPSDAVAADARLDGSELQPQPALRTHRWSERTIGRSVVASGQGLHSGVKTGLILQPLPPGSGILFTSLSTDDTVPAQLEWVDSTGYATTLHRNGMSAKTVEHLMATLHAYRITNLLVKMQGEVPIMDGSAVEFCRLIDGAGVIDQGGAVEEIVVDRRIMVGKEDGESIVIEPADCFGVAYTLLYPHPVGLQQYTYIHTGPESFREEIAPARTFGFLRDMKQLATMGLASGGRLDNCVLIDDEKVVNTALRFPDEFARHKILDIMGDAYLLGRPLRGMITARMTGHSDNIALLREIHKVMGL
- a CDS encoding ATP-binding protein, which produces MIIIAFTAAVFLVFAIFETRLARFSNSSSLWGNIVFFLLINLNLILLVLLVFLVTRNLVKLVFERRHGIFGSRLRTRLVLAFVGLSLVPSVLLFFVAQGFLTAAIENWFNVRVESSLEGSLDVAQSYYQFAANNALYFAREVGHETVEQSLWPQNRRPELQRFVQQKLKELNLAGLEVFAADHKSVARASSTDVGQWSPTAPADIVAELFSGQDVARTYSFGKGDIVRTGVPVRGADGTVLGAVAVDYLIPRNVSKKARDISRSYEEYRQLSSMKQPIKNGYILTLALITLVVIFSATWFGFQQAKSITIPLQRLAEGTREVAQGNWDYRIEAGSDEETAVLVDSFNQMTAELQQINSELVERRKYVENILANIAAGVVSLSHSGAVTMLNRAAERMLGVGLAQARGKHWSQVFERPDLRKVGEVINDALASPEQQVERQVKLTGGEQIITTLVTTTSLTDEAGTPRGLMLFFEDVTHLLRVQRMEAWREVARRLAHEIKNPLTPIQLSAQRLRKRYSAVLAQEDGALFDECTRTIIGQVDELKRLVNEFSMFARLPAVEVVPQDLNAVVDETLVLFRQGHPDISFEFQPADGLPLVELDRDAIKRALINILDNAVAACQGIPDRGRIELLVSHLPARGIVRLEVADNGTGMSRDAKLRLFEPYFSTKKEGTGLGLAIVSAVVADHQAYIRVQDNQPRGSRFIIDFPIRRGTEVTRAARA
- the rpiA gene encoding ribose-5-phosphate isomerase RpiA, producing MANPTQDNPVLAALARRALEFVQDGYVVGLGTGRAATAFVEALAQRVRQGLRVTGVPTSAATATAAHERGIPLVGLDDVDLIDVTVDGADEVDPCLDLIKGYGGAMVAEKIVAAASRTEIILVGSEKLVPVLGGRGILPVEVIPFAVGFCKRRLATLGCRPQVRLIDGHPFISDSGNYILDCGIEPIAEPQSLETSIRAIPGVVGTGLFLGIADVVLVGEGDVAVRELRRKGSVLSAES